In the genome of Metabacillus litoralis, the window AAAGTTTGAAGTGAGCTATTTCAAAAATTTACATACTAATAATTATGATGAATTTATAAATGAACTTCATAATGCAAATGGGTTACTAGGAGCCAGCATGAAAATGGATAAAGAACTGTTAGATCACGCGCCACATTTAACCGTTATCTCTAATATTTCGGTTGGCTATGATAATCTCAACCTAGAAGAGTTAAAGAACAGAGGTATTATAGCAACTAATACACCAGGAGTCTTAAACGATACTACAGCTGATACAATCTTTGGTTTACTTCTCGCAACCGCTAGAAGAATGACGGAGCTTGATTTTTATGTGAAATCTGGTAATTGGAATGGAAGTAAAAATGAAGATTTATTTGGTGTAGATGTTCACCATAAAAAGTTAGGTATTATCGGAATGGGAAGTATCGGACAAGCCATTGCAAAGCGAGCTCATTTTGGTTTTGATATGGAAATTCTATATTACAATCGTTCAAGAAAAAAAGAAGCCGAAGAATCATTTGGTGCTATTTATTGCTCGCTAGATGAGTTGCTTACTCAATCTGACTTTGTTTGCCTTATGATCCCACATACCCCTGAGACAGAAAAGATGATTGGTGAACGAGAATTCCAATTAATGAAGAATTCAGCGATTTTCATTAATGGCTCAAGAGGGAAAAATGTTGATGAGCAAGCGTTAATTAAAGCTTTACAACAAAAGTGGATATTACGTGCTGGTCTAGATGTATTTGAACATGAACCAGTAGAAAAGGATAACCCATTACTAACCCTGCCGAATGTTGTAACATTGCCGCATATCGGATCTACTACAAAAGAAACAAGAGAAAAAATGGCTACGTTAGCAGCTGAAAATCTGGCAAAAGCATTAGAAGGAGAGACTCCTCCTAACTTAATTAGGTAGTTCAAAGGGACAGGTCTAAGATCTGTTCCTTTTCTAAGTTTACTTTTTAAAATTTTTCCCTAGAATATCAATAGGTATATTCGAAAGGAGAACCAGTTCTTATGGAGCTATTGCAAATAAATCACATCTTCCTTTACATCATCTTAGCGTTTGTTGTTTCAAACCTACCCTTTATTGGCCGTTATGTTTCCATTGTGAACACAATGATACATGAAAATGGTCATGCACTTGCAGCGCTGCTTCTTAATGGAAAGGTGTACTCCATTAAGTTATTTCACAATACTTCTGGTGAGGCAGTTACTGGACAAAAAGGATGGTTTTCAAGTGTTGTGATTTCTTATGCTGGCTACACGTTCTCTTCCATTACTGTATATGTTTGTTTTATGCTGATTTCTAAAGGGCAGAGTCTTTTCATTTTATATGGATTTGTTTTTCTTGCTGTTCTGAATTTATTGTTATGGATTCGGAACGTCTATGGAGCATTGTGGCTTATCACGTTTATCATGATGTGTGGATGGATTATTTATAGTGATAAAACTGAGGTGCAAATCTTCTTAGCCTATTTTTTGTCTTCAATTTTATTAACACAATCCGTTTCATCTGCTTTGCAAATATTTATGATAAGTCTTATTCGGAGAAAGGCTGCTGGAGATGCAACAAGTTTAGCAAGCTACACAAAAATTCCTGCTGTATTATGGGGCTTTCTGTTTT includes:
- a CDS encoding 2-hydroxyacid dehydrogenase — translated: MKKKVVIYREVPEKVINTLKEKFEVSYFKNLHTNNYDEFINELHNANGLLGASMKMDKELLDHAPHLTVISNISVGYDNLNLEELKNRGIIATNTPGVLNDTTADTIFGLLLATARRMTELDFYVKSGNWNGSKNEDLFGVDVHHKKLGIIGMGSIGQAIAKRAHFGFDMEILYYNRSRKKEAEESFGAIYCSLDELLTQSDFVCLMIPHTPETEKMIGEREFQLMKNSAIFINGSRGKNVDEQALIKALQQKWILRAGLDVFEHEPVEKDNPLLTLPNVVTLPHIGSTTKETREKMATLAAENLAKALEGETPPNLIR
- a CDS encoding M50 family metallopeptidase — translated: MELLQINHIFLYIILAFVVSNLPFIGRYVSIVNTMIHENGHALAALLLNGKVYSIKLFHNTSGEAVTGQKGWFSSVVISYAGYTFSSITVYVCFMLISKGQSLFILYGFVFLAVLNLLLWIRNVYGALWLITFIMMCGWIIYSDKTEVQIFLAYFLSSILLTQSVSSALQIFMISLIRRKAAGDATSLASYTKIPAVLWGFLFFLQAIYVAIISIKDHFYS